The following proteins come from a genomic window of Triticum aestivum cultivar Chinese Spring chromosome 6A, IWGSC CS RefSeq v2.1, whole genome shotgun sequence:
- the LOC123131327 gene encoding uncharacterized protein, protein MAAAFRRLLLRGLQASRGAAAPAPGGLSTRTYTGGSHVLQGHRPPVRLPHLGVADPPYLGQADEFVEAMKRSRSIDWKHFKGVVTGGMILIAAPWIVIWPFRADVFRTKDPSYESK, encoded by the exons ATGGCGGCGGCGTTCCGGCGACTGCTGCTACGCGGGCTTCAGGCCAGCCGCGGCGCGGCAGCACCCGCTCCTGGCGGTTTATCTACCAGGACATACACCGGAGGCAGCCACGTTCTTCAG GGTCACCGGCCGCCGGTCCGATTGCCGCATCTCGGCGTCGCCGACCCGCCGTATCTTGGTCAGGCGGACGAGTTTGTGGAGGCGATGAAAAGGAGCCGGAGTATCGATTGGAAGCATTTCAAGGGAGTGGTGACGGGCGGTATGATCTTGATAGCGGCGCCCTGGATTGTCATCTGGCCCTTTAGGGCCGACGTATTCCGGACAAAAGACCCTTCGTACGAGTCCAAATAG